In Risungbinella massiliensis, a single window of DNA contains:
- a CDS encoding cobalamin B12-binding domain-containing protein yields the protein MDRPIRILIAKPGLDGHSRGALIIAQALRDAGMEVIYTGLRQTPQQVVAAAIQEDVDIIGLSCLSGAHLELFPMVLQLLREEEVDDILVFGGGIIPEADIPVLQEAGIGAIFPPGSTTHEVIDYIQKVVSKKRETSTWS from the coding sequence ATGGATAGACCAATACGGATTTTGATTGCCAAACCTGGGTTAGACGGTCATAGCCGAGGTGCACTCATTATTGCTCAGGCATTACGAGATGCAGGCATGGAAGTAATCTATACAGGTCTTCGCCAAACTCCACAACAAGTGGTAGCGGCGGCTATTCAGGAAGATGTTGATATTATCGGACTTTCTTGTCTATCGGGAGCTCATTTGGAGCTTTTTCCGATGGTACTCCAATTACTCCGAGAGGAAGAGGTGGACGATATCCTTGTTTTTGGGGGAGGGATTATCCCAGAGGCTGATATCCCAGTCTTACAAGAAGCAGGGATTGGAGCAATTTTTCCGCCTGGCTCGACCACACATGAAGTGATTGATTATATACAAAAAGTGGTATCCAAGAAACGGGAGACGAGTACATGGAGCTAA
- the lipB gene encoding lipoyl(octanoyl) transferase LipB, translated as MFQVYDLGTNVPYKQTWEEQRQRVKQIDEGLAESQLWLLEHSHTVTMGRGTEAQNVLFSAEQYEQQGIQLVEVDRGGDVTYHGPGQLVGYPLFYLGNREKGNDARQYLRDLEESLILALSKWGIQGTRKEAYTGVWVGEEKIAAIGVKFHRARHQKGYITSHGFALNLRTDLRYFQTIVPCGIQEYGVTSLAKVLDREMDNHEIDRMKKEMESAMREVFSDLYASCSSK; from the coding sequence GTGTTTCAAGTCTATGATCTAGGGACGAATGTTCCTTATAAACAAACATGGGAAGAACAAAGACAAAGAGTAAAACAGATTGATGAGGGTTTAGCAGAAAGCCAGTTATGGCTACTAGAGCATTCTCATACAGTGACCATGGGACGGGGAACGGAAGCACAAAATGTGTTGTTTTCTGCTGAACAATATGAACAACAAGGGATTCAATTAGTAGAGGTAGATCGTGGTGGAGATGTTACCTACCATGGACCAGGCCAGTTGGTTGGTTATCCACTTTTTTATTTAGGGAATCGGGAAAAAGGAAATGATGCTCGACAATACCTTCGCGATTTAGAAGAGTCGCTTATTCTAGCTCTTAGTAAGTGGGGTATTCAGGGTACAAGAAAAGAAGCCTACACCGGGGTTTGGGTAGGCGAAGAGAAGATTGCGGCAATCGGGGTGAAGTTTCATCGGGCTCGTCATCAGAAAGGGTACATAACAAGTCATGGGTTTGCGCTCAACCTTCGTACCGATCTCCGCTATTTTCAAACGATTGTACCTTGTGGTATTCAAGAATATGGTGTTACATCCCTCGCCAAAGTCTTGGATAGGGAGATGGACAATCACGAGATAGATCGCATGAAAAAAGAAATGGAGTCTGCGATGCGGGAAGTTTTCTCTGATCTCTATGCTTCTTGTAGCAGCAAATGA
- a CDS encoding acyl-CoA mutase large subunit family protein has product MAEETTQKKVSTERKPSFTTHSGIPVDRIYEPKAKAPEATAGEYPYTRGIHPTMYRSRFWTMRQYAGFGSAEETNKRFRYLLDQGQTGLSVAFDLPTQIGYDSDDPMSLGEVGKVGVAIDSLADMEKLLAEIPLDRVSTSMTINAPASILLAMYLVVAEKQGVSWGQVSGTIQNDILKEYVARGTYIFPPAPSMRLITDIISFCAQKVPKWNTISISGYHIREAGSTAVQELAFTLANGIAYIRAAQKAGLEVDQFAPRLSFFFNAHNHLFEEVAKFRAARRMWAKIVREKFGAKKERSWQLRFHTQTGGSTLTAQQPDNNIVRVALQALAAILGGTQSLHTNSRDEALALPTEESARIALRTQQIIAYESGVADVVDPLGGSYYIEQLTDEVEEASWKYLDTIEEMGGAVQAVEEGYMQREIQRVAYETHRQMEAQEQIVVGMNQFVQEDEVSPPVLRVDPEVGRRQIAALKKMRSNRNSELVEKSLQNLRKLAATEANLMPAIIDTVRVYATVGEICHALRDVFGEHQPI; this is encoded by the coding sequence TTGGCAGAAGAAACAACACAAAAAAAGGTATCAACGGAGCGTAAGCCCTCTTTTACTACTCATTCTGGTATTCCAGTAGATCGGATATACGAGCCAAAAGCAAAGGCACCAGAAGCAACAGCAGGGGAGTATCCATATACTCGCGGCATTCATCCAACCATGTATCGCAGTCGGTTTTGGACAATGCGCCAATATGCTGGGTTTGGATCAGCGGAGGAAACTAATAAACGATTTCGTTATCTACTTGATCAAGGACAGACAGGTTTATCGGTGGCTTTTGATCTGCCTACCCAGATTGGATACGATTCAGACGACCCGATGTCTCTTGGAGAGGTAGGAAAAGTAGGGGTAGCCATCGATTCGCTAGCAGATATGGAAAAATTGTTGGCAGAGATTCCTCTTGATCGTGTCAGTACCTCGATGACGATCAATGCACCGGCTTCTATTTTGCTGGCAATGTATTTGGTAGTGGCGGAAAAACAAGGAGTTTCTTGGGGACAAGTCTCTGGGACGATTCAGAACGATATTCTCAAAGAATATGTGGCTAGAGGTACTTATATTTTTCCTCCCGCTCCATCTATGCGCCTTATTACGGATATTATCTCATTTTGTGCTCAGAAAGTGCCTAAGTGGAATACGATTAGTATCTCTGGATACCACATCCGAGAGGCCGGATCGACAGCAGTACAAGAACTGGCTTTTACGTTAGCGAATGGCATCGCTTATATACGAGCAGCGCAAAAGGCTGGACTTGAGGTGGATCAATTTGCCCCTCGACTCTCTTTCTTTTTTAATGCTCATAATCATTTGTTTGAGGAAGTAGCAAAGTTTCGTGCAGCTCGTAGAATGTGGGCTAAGATCGTACGAGAAAAATTTGGCGCCAAAAAGGAACGTTCTTGGCAGCTTCGTTTTCATACGCAGACAGGGGGTTCGACGCTAACTGCGCAACAACCAGATAACAATATTGTTCGGGTTGCATTACAAGCTCTGGCTGCCATTCTTGGCGGAACACAAAGTCTTCATACGAACAGTCGAGATGAGGCACTTGCACTCCCTACAGAAGAATCGGCGCGAATTGCATTGCGTACTCAACAGATCATTGCTTATGAGAGTGGAGTAGCCGATGTAGTAGATCCACTTGGAGGTTCGTACTATATCGAACAGTTAACCGATGAGGTGGAGGAAGCTTCCTGGAAGTATCTGGATACTATTGAAGAAATGGGGGGCGCTGTTCAAGCAGTAGAAGAAGGGTATATGCAGAGGGAGATTCAACGGGTTGCTTACGAGACACATCGCCAAATGGAGGCTCAAGAGCAAATTGTAGTGGGAATGAATCAGTTTGTACAAGAAGATGAAGTATCGCCACCAGTGTTACGTGTGGATCCCGAAGTAGGGCGCAGACAGATCGCTGCATTAAAGAAGATGCGTTCTAATCGGAACTCAGAATTGGTGGAAAAATCATTACAAAACTTACGAAAATTAGCAGCGACGGAAGCGAATCTAATGCCAGCAATAATAGATACGGTTCGGGTCTATGCAACAGTAGGTGAAATCTGCCATGCACTACGAGACGTTTTTGGAGAACATCAACCGATTTAA
- the mce gene encoding methylmalonyl-CoA epimerase: MELKQIDHIGIAVHSLEESIPLYRDVLGLPLLSIEDVVSEQVRVAFFQIGEVRIELLEPLSEESAIAKHLATRGEGFHHIAYRVEKIERSLGTAQEKGIKLIHTNPKLGAHQAQIAFLHPKSTGKVLTELCQPAKKE, translated from the coding sequence ATGGAGCTAAAACAAATTGATCATATCGGGATTGCCGTTCATTCGCTGGAAGAGTCGATCCCCTTATATAGAGATGTATTAGGATTACCACTCTTATCTATTGAAGATGTTGTCTCGGAACAAGTTCGGGTCGCATTTTTTCAGATTGGAGAGGTGCGGATTGAGTTACTCGAGCCACTCTCTGAAGAATCTGCTATCGCCAAACATTTGGCAACTCGAGGCGAAGGGTTTCATCATATTGCATATCGGGTCGAAAAGATTGAACGATCGTTAGGTACGGCGCAAGAAAAGGGAATAAAACTTATCCATACGAATCCCAAATTAGGGGCGCATCAGGCACAAATCGCCTTTCTTCATCCAAAATCAACGGGAAAAGTGCTTACCGAGCTTTGCCAGCCTGCTAAAAAGGAGTGA
- a CDS encoding NUDIX hydrolase gives MHLYPLHFPVRAFHSGTKVDLPFKLQADITSYWEEAKLTIPHMTNGTIYHVSKFTLPTATKPTFTFELQETKYEHYLYSRRKLSEDSPYYCRTLFASCIMVTTDDHFVFGDLGEESFRPGYLQPVGGSLDQADGDGMEFQLEKTIQREVLEEIGINLQDSNLTRTIEPAYLKQNGNFGIIYRIELNWTSKEVLQNFQHKQQLGEIDEEFQTILTVPRNEIRRFLEQDTRRRVDHLHLLLQEA, from the coding sequence ATGCATCTCTATCCTCTTCATTTTCCAGTACGAGCTTTTCATTCTGGTACCAAAGTAGATCTACCTTTTAAGCTTCAGGCAGATATAACTTCTTATTGGGAAGAAGCCAAACTAACCATTCCTCATATGACCAATGGGACCATCTATCATGTTAGTAAGTTCACTTTACCTACTGCCACCAAACCCACTTTCACTTTTGAGTTACAAGAGACAAAATATGAGCATTATCTCTACTCTCGGCGGAAACTATCCGAAGATTCCCCCTATTATTGCCGCACTCTCTTTGCTTCTTGTATTATGGTGACCACAGATGATCATTTTGTGTTTGGAGATCTAGGTGAAGAATCCTTTCGACCCGGCTACTTGCAACCAGTGGGTGGTTCACTTGATCAAGCTGACGGAGATGGGATGGAATTTCAATTGGAGAAAACGATACAACGTGAGGTATTGGAGGAGATCGGAATCAATTTACAAGATTCCAATCTAACTCGTACTATAGAACCTGCCTATCTCAAACAAAATGGCAATTTCGGTATCATCTATCGGATTGAACTAAATTGGACAAGTAAAGAGGTTCTGCAAAACTTTCAGCACAAACAACAACTTGGAGAGATCGATGAGGAGTTCCAAACTATTCTGACTGTTCCTAGAAACGAAATACGCCGGTTCCTCGAGCAGGATACCCGGCGCAGAGTAGATCATCTTCATTTGCTGCTACAAGAAGCATAG
- a CDS encoding endonuclease/exonuclease/phosphatase family protein: MKLNVMTFNIHHGRGTDRKLSLERIAQVIKESNANLIGLNEVDRSFSKRSNFADQISWLAKQLQMEYAFGGAITLKSKNANTPRQYGNAFLSQFPILFQKNHLLPYQSRFSESRSLLEIHILVQQVVLKAYVTHFSLNPLIHRKQTDFLLQQVMNDLHPTIIMGDWNKRPHSKSWHNMMEHFVDVCHAVGKGPYYTFPSTKPKVQLDYIFVSRDLKVKSVEVEQKLPVASDHLPLKAGLVLT; the protein is encoded by the coding sequence ATGAAACTAAACGTTATGACCTTTAATATCCACCATGGTCGGGGAACAGATCGAAAACTAAGTTTAGAGCGGATCGCTCAAGTAATAAAAGAAAGCAATGCCAACCTAATAGGACTGAATGAAGTGGATCGGTCTTTTTCCAAAAGAAGTAATTTTGCAGATCAGATATCTTGGCTAGCAAAACAACTCCAAATGGAATATGCATTTGGTGGTGCAATTACCTTAAAATCTAAAAATGCCAACACGCCCCGCCAATACGGAAATGCTTTTTTATCCCAATTTCCCATCTTGTTTCAAAAGAATCACCTACTCCCCTACCAGAGCCGATTCAGTGAAAGTAGATCTTTATTGGAGATCCACATCCTCGTTCAACAAGTTGTTCTGAAAGCATATGTAACTCACTTTAGCCTAAATCCGTTAATCCATCGAAAACAAACAGATTTCCTCCTACAACAAGTAATGAATGACCTTCATCCTACTATTATCATGGGAGACTGGAATAAGAGACCTCATTCCAAATCATGGCACAACATGATGGAGCACTTTGTCGATGTTTGCCATGCTGTCGGCAAAGGTCCCTATTACACATTCCCTTCTACAAAACCCAAAGTTCAGTTGGATTATATTTTCGTAAGTCGAGATCTAAAGGTAAAGTCAGTTGAAGTAGAACAGAAGCTGCCAGTAGCTTCCGATCATTTACCACTAAAAGCCGGTTTAGTGTTGACATAG